The Pseudomonas kermanshahensis genome includes a window with the following:
- a CDS encoding LexA family protein, whose translation MIALARESLGLNQSELARRLGVTPQSVQSWESDRNTPRHKRLKEIGDALGVSAAYLMGEIGRPTDSPDEISNVASALAPTRYFMYPEISWVQAGLASEAMDAINLQACPSHSSDVWAGHDGFWLRVVGNSMTSQNGASFPEGFLILVAPETEPRSGQYVVARMVDSNEATFKQFVRDAGRFYLRPLNPAFATIAMDSEWEIVGTVVDGKMPKSTFL comes from the coding sequence ATGATTGCTCTGGCGCGCGAATCGCTAGGCCTCAATCAATCCGAACTGGCTCGCCGCCTTGGCGTGACACCTCAGTCGGTTCAGTCCTGGGAGTCCGACAGGAACACGCCCAGGCATAAGCGTCTTAAGGAGATCGGAGACGCGCTGGGCGTGTCTGCCGCTTATCTGATGGGCGAGATAGGTAGGCCTACAGATTCGCCGGATGAGATATCTAACGTTGCCTCGGCACTAGCGCCCACAAGGTACTTTATGTATCCAGAGATAAGCTGGGTTCAGGCAGGGCTAGCCTCTGAGGCGATGGATGCTATTAACCTGCAAGCTTGCCCGTCTCATTCCTCAGATGTTTGGGCTGGGCATGATGGTTTCTGGCTGAGGGTTGTAGGCAACTCCATGACTAGCCAAAATGGCGCCTCATTTCCTGAGGGATTTCTGATCCTTGTTGCGCCAGAGACCGAGCCTAGATCTGGCCAGTACGTGGTTGCAAGAATGGTTGACTCGAATGAGGCAACGTTCAAGCAATTCGTGAGGGACGCGGGGCGATTCTATCTAAGGCCTCTCAACCCGGCATTCGCCACCATTGCGATGGATAGTGAGTGGGAGATCGTGGGCACTGTGGTAGATGGAAAGATGCCCAAAAGCACCTTCCTTTGA
- a CDS encoding transcriptional regulator, translated as MAVRAAGGQSALARLIKCTPQHVQKMCATGHVPACRVVSIESATGVARHHLRPDLYPEAPPTLKQTIPLTANLRSTTAVAVNSSSTTQASQ; from the coding sequence ATGGCGGTGAGAGCGGCGGGCGGCCAGTCAGCCCTTGCCCGCCTCATCAAATGCACACCCCAGCATGTTCAAAAAATGTGCGCTACCGGGCACGTACCTGCATGTCGGGTCGTCAGCATTGAGAGCGCTACTGGAGTTGCTCGCCATCACCTACGGCCGGATCTTTATCCAGAAGCTCCGCCGACCTTGAAGCAAACGATACCCCTAACTGCCAATCTGCGCAGCACCACTGCGGTGGCTGTGAATTCATCCAGTACCACGCAGGCCTCCCAATGA